In Pararge aegeria chromosome 17, ilParAegt1.1, whole genome shotgun sequence, one genomic interval encodes:
- the LOC120631269 gene encoding serine protease inhibitor dipetalogastin-like, with amino-acid sequence AEKYCPCPLNYDPVCGTNGETYPNECVLKCTENVKVAHAGECKAKREIAAEKYCPCPLNYDPVCGTNGQTYPNECVLKCAENVKVAHAGECKTKREIAAEKYCPCPLNYDPVCGTNGETYPNECVLKCTENVKVAHAGECKAKREIAAEKYCPCPLNYDPVCGTNGETYPNECVLKCTENVKVAHAGECKAKRKFAAEKFCPCPLNYDPVCGTNGETYPNECVLKCAENVKVAHAGECKAKREIAAEKYCPCPLNYDPVCGTNGETYPNECVLKCAENVKVAHAGECKAKREIAAEKYCTCPLNYAPVCGTNGETYPNECVLKCTENVKVAHAGECKSNRDRAAEEN; translated from the coding sequence GCCGAAAAATATTGCCCCTGCCCTCTTAACTACGACCCGGTCTGTGGCACGAATGGCGAAACGTACCCCAACGAATGCGTTTTGAAATGCACAGAAAATGTCAAAGTGGCACACGCTGGTGAATGCAAAGCAAAGCGAGAGATCGCCGCCGAAAAATATTGCCCCTGTCCTCTTAACTACGACCCGGTCTGTGGCACGAATGGCCAAACTTACCCCAACGAATGCGTTTTGAAATGCGCAGAAAATGTCAAAGTGGCACACGCTGGTGAATGCAAAACAAAGCGAGAGATCGCCGCCGAAAAATATTGCCCCTGCCCTCTTAACTACGACCCGGTCTGTGGCACGAATGGCGAAACGTACCCCAACGAATGCGTTTTGAAATGCACAGAAAATGTCAAAGTGGCACACGCTGGTGAATGCAAAGCAAAGCGAGAGATCGCCGCCGAAAAATATTGCCCCTGCCCTCTTAACTACGACCCAGTCTGTGGCACGAATGGCGAAACTTACCCCAACGAATGCGTTTTGAAATGCACAGAAAATGTCAAAGTGGCACACGCTGGTGAATGTAAAGCAAAGCGAAAGTTCGCCGCCGAAAAATTTTGCCCCTGCCCTCTTAACTACGACCCGGTCTGTGGCACGAATGGCGAAACTTACCCCAACGAATGCGTTTTGAAATGCGCAGAAAATGTCAAAGTGGCACACGCTGGTGAATGCAAAGCAAAGCGAGAGATCGCCGCCGAAAAATATTGCCCCTGCCCTCTTAACTACGACCCGGTCTGTGGCACGAATGGCGAAACTTACCCCAACGAATGCGTTTTGAAATGCGCAGAAAATGTCAAAGTGGCACACGCTGGTGAATGCAAAGCAAAGCGAGAGATCGCCGCCGAAAAATATTGCACCTGTCCTCTTAACTACGCCCCGGTCTGTGGCACGAATGGCGAAACGTACCCCAACGAATGCGTTTTGAAATGCACAGAAAATGTCAAAGTGGCACACGCTGGTGAATGCAAATCGAATAGAGACCGAGCCGCCGAAGaaaattga